The following nucleotide sequence is from Paenibacillus andongensis.
GATTCGGCCATTCCGAGGACCTCCTCGGAACCTTAATTTGGTTAGCAGACGAAAATATGTCAGGCTTTGTTACTGGAATCACGATTCCTGTAGATGGCGGGTTTATGTCTTATTCTGGCGTATGAGGAAACAAAAACCCTTAACGCCTCCATTCGGAGACGCAAGGGTTTCTCGTGAAATCAATGGCTACCTTCTTGCATTCATCGCCTGCTGCTTGTGTTCGATAAGGTTGGGAGCATCTTTAAATCCTTGACCATGGATGAATTGCAAATTGGACATGCAGGACTCTCAGCGAATGAAAAATTATCTCTCATCCAGCATGAGCACTGTTCGGTGCTGCAGGTCCAGATGCTGGTTTGCTCCTCGGGGACAGGTTCCAACGATTTCTTTGAAAAGTACAATCGAACTCCTCCTTGTCATAGTAGACTCAGACTCGCAAGCAGTTAAAGCAATATGTGGTGAAGGACTACAGCTTGACTACATTTTCAGCTTGCGGTCCGCGGTTACCTTGAACAACTTCAAACTGTACGCTTTGGCCTTCATCCAAGCTTTTGAAGCCTTCCCCAGTAATAGCGCTGAAGTGAACGAAGACATCTTTGCCGCCTTCCATTTCAATGAAACCAAAACCTTTTTCTGCATTAAACCATTTAACCGTGCCTGTTTCCATGTATACAAAAACCTCCAACAATAATTTGTGCCTGCGCTCCTGTTTCCGAAGACCACATAGGTCCCGATAGCTTGTTAACGCAGCTTTGATAATATATCCATTTATAGGGGAGCTTATTCCATTTTTACTAAAAATTCATGTAACGAAACATTTATCACAAAGTCGTAGCAGCAATAAATGTTGACTTACCGCCATTCTCTGCTCTATACTGGGGCTAATTGTAAGTCGTAAGACACAACTTCATAGTTCGTATAACCTCGATAATTCGGTTCGGGGGCTCTACTGGGAACCTAAATCCTAACTACGAACACAATATATGCATATATATTGTGTTTGTTGTTAGGATTTTTTTTGGTTTCCTCATTTACGTTGAGGAGGAAGATGGAATGAGTTCATTGATGATTCGTGGTGCAAAAGCAATTGTAACGGTGGATGCGGAGGATCGTGTGCTGAAACAGGCGAATATCCTGATTGAAGACAATCGGATCGTGAAGATAGGGAAGGACCTGTATGAGGCAGACCAGGTGATTGATGCGTCTCAAATGTTCGTATACCCCGGTCTCATTAACGTGCATCATCATTTGTATCAGACGTTCACGCGCAATCTGCCGCAGGTGCAGAAGCTGGAGTTATTCGACTGGCTGCGTTATCTCTACGAAATTTGGAAAGGGATTACACCGGACGCTGTGTACCATAGCTCGCTTACAGGGATCGCTGATCTGATGAAGAATGGCTGTACGACGGTTTTCGACCATCATTATGTGTTCCCTCAGCAAAATAGTGCCCATTTTATAGATAAACAGTTCGAAGCCGCGGAGCGCCTTGGTATCCGTTTCGTTGCTTCGAGAGGATCCATGACGCTTGGCAAGGATCAGGGAGGGCTGCCTCCCATGAGCGTTGTTCAAGACATAGATACGATACTAGCCGATAGTGAGAGGCTAATTGATCTCTACCACGATGCCGGCGCAGGCTCCATGCGGCAGGTCGTGCTCGCTCCGTGTTCACCGTTCAGCGTATCCGCGGATATCATGCTGGAATCGGCGAAGCTCGCCAGGTCCAAGGGTGTGCGGCTGCACACGCATCTAGCTGAGACGAACAACGAGGAAGCCTACACGCTCGAACGTTTCGGCATGCGGCCTTTGGCCTACATGGAAAGTCTGGGCTGGTTAGGCCCCGATGTGTGGTATGCGCATGGGATACATTTTAACGATGACGAAATGAAGCTGCTGGCACATACCCAAACAGGAATCGCGCATTGCCCGATTTCGAACATGAAGCTTTCGTCCGGCATAGCCAGAGTTCCCGAAATGCTTGCGATGGGGATTCCAGTGGGCTTAGCCGTTGACGGGAGCGCCTCAAACGATGGCTCGAACCTGCTAGAGGAGCTCCGAGTCTCGTATCTCTTGCACAGGCTTCAGTCAAGCAGTCAAGCTCCGACTGGATATGATCTTTTGAAGGTAGCAACCAGAGGAGGTGCTGCAATACTAGGAAGAAGCGACATCGGGTCGTTGGAGATTGGCAAGGCAGCTGACTTGTTCATGGTGCGTGTAGATCAAATTGACGCTGTAGGGACTCTGACGGATCCGAAGTCATGGCTAGGTACAGTAGGACTCAAACGTCCGGTGGATTATACGATTGTGAATGGAAAGGTTGTCGTCGAGAACGGCAGACTGGTTGGAGCTGACGATGAGCAATTAGCGAGAGAATGTCAGGATTCGTTCGAAAGATTCATCCGGCAATGAATAAAGCTCGCTCCACACCGGTCTTATAGACCGAATGAGGGCGAGCTTTTTGGCTTAAAAGCAGGCTATTCTCTAGTAATGGTTACACTGCCTGATTTAGTATCGAAACTAACCTTACAGCCAAGCTGCTCGGCGATAAAACGAAGCGGAACGAAAGTGGCGCCATTCTTCAGGATCGGAGCACTGTCCAATTGAACAGGAGATCCGTTAACGCTCGTTGTTTTACTATTAAGTGTCAGAATAATCGTCTTGTCGTTAAGTTCGTCTTTCACTGTGATTTCCTTTGATGCTGCGTTCCACTTCACTTGCGCGCCAAGCCTCTCCGAAAGGAATCGAACGGGCACCATGGACACTTGATCCTCATTGATAAAAGGATGGGAGGAATCAAATTCATAGTCGTCATCGCTGCCCTGACTCATGAGCAAGTGAATGTCTTTTTTGGCTATTTTCAAATCATCTCTCAGAAACGAATAGAACTTAGAATCTTTGTTGAAATAGGTAAGAAAGGAATCGTTATTGGCCGCTACCTCACTTAGGTTCAATACTCCGCCAGAGGTATCAATGACACTAGCTGTAACAGGCTTATTGATATTCCATATTTCACTGGTGTAAGTAAATTTAAGCCCACTGACTCCGGCACTAACCTCTGTGAGGGGAAGTGTAAGCTCTGCATTAACTTTGCGAATCTGTTTATCGTTATCGATGAAGAAGTCTGTCTTGAGCATGGTTTTATCACTCAGTAAGGCCTTCACTTGGGAGTCGGATACGGAGGAAAGTGTCTTCTGCATATTCGTATCCCAATCGTCGAGAGCTTTCCGAAGAAATTGCTGAACGGTTGTGTAAACAAACTCAACAGCTAACGTCTTGTTATCAAGGTAAGCCATCATAAGGTCTGGCAATTCAGAACTTGACCCACCTTTAGCGGGGAAAGCTTTCATCTGTTCTTTAATAACAGGAACCAATACATCATAGAGCTGACCAATTAATTCCTTCATACCCTTTTCATCAGCGAGAATGTTCGTTAGGAATGTTTTCAGAAGGCCTACGAGTTCATTGCCTTTAATCTCTATGTGGGCCTTTTGCATAGATAGAGTTTCACTATTCACAGGCTCGGACACGGAAGAAACAGCGAAATGTTCCGGATTAGGAGCATTGGTTAAGAAGAATTTGAGCAATGAAGGTAACAATTCTTCTACTTTCTTGAGAAGCTGCTGCTGCATATCGGAAGATAGCGCTGCAGAAGATGAGCCAGCTAAGCCAGATTGCGCC
It contains:
- a CDS encoding copper amine oxidase N-terminal domain-containing protein, with translation MQRKRFSWWISTALVIMLLALTGCQAVQGLDLGQAIQNSASIQSAESKGSLEMDIITGNTDGLSADEKQLIDVLHHVKLELKSAKMQDKQHISVDGALTYSKGSIPFQLGVNGTKLTIQIEGAKKPLFFDLMAAQSGLAGSSSAALSSDMQQQLLKKVEELLPSLLKFFLTNAPNPEHFAVSSVSEPVNSETLSMQKAHIEIKGNELVGLLKTFLTNILADEKGMKELIGQLYDVLVPVIKEQMKAFPAKGGSSSELPDLMMAYLDNKTLAVEFVYTTVQQFLRKALDDWDTNMQKTLSSVSDSQVKALLSDKTMLKTDFFIDNDKQIRKVNAELTLPLTEVSAGVSGLKFTYTSEIWNINKPVTASVIDTSGGVLNLSEVAANNDSFLTYFNKDSKFYSFLRDDLKIAKKDIHLLMSQGSDDDYEFDSSHPFINEDQVSMVPVRFLSERLGAQVKWNAASKEITVKDELNDKTIILTLNSKTTSVNGSPVQLDSAPILKNGATFVPLRFIAEQLGCKVSFDTKSGSVTITRE
- a CDS encoding cold-shock protein; this encodes MYFSKKSLEPVPEEQTSIWTCSTEQCSCWMRDNFSFAESPACPICNSSMVKDLKMLPTLSNTSSRR
- a CDS encoding cold-shock protein; its protein translation is METGTVKWFNAEKGFGFIEMEGGKDVFVHFSAITGEGFKSLDEGQSVQFEVVQGNRGPQAENVVKL
- a CDS encoding 8-oxoguanine deaminase, translating into MSSLMIRGAKAIVTVDAEDRVLKQANILIEDNRIVKIGKDLYEADQVIDASQMFVYPGLINVHHHLYQTFTRNLPQVQKLELFDWLRYLYEIWKGITPDAVYHSSLTGIADLMKNGCTTVFDHHYVFPQQNSAHFIDKQFEAAERLGIRFVASRGSMTLGKDQGGLPPMSVVQDIDTILADSERLIDLYHDAGAGSMRQVVLAPCSPFSVSADIMLESAKLARSKGVRLHTHLAETNNEEAYTLERFGMRPLAYMESLGWLGPDVWYAHGIHFNDDEMKLLAHTQTGIAHCPISNMKLSSGIARVPEMLAMGIPVGLAVDGSASNDGSNLLEELRVSYLLHRLQSSSQAPTGYDLLKVATRGGAAILGRSDIGSLEIGKAADLFMVRVDQIDAVGTLTDPKSWLGTVGLKRPVDYTIVNGKVVVENGRLVGADDEQLARECQDSFERFIRQ